Part of the Sodalinema gerasimenkoae IPPAS B-353 genome is shown below.
GGTTATATTGAAGGCACATCGGAGGCGATCGCCCTGGCAAATGGTCTCTTTGCCGGAGATCTCCCAGGACTGTCAGACTTTTTCTAAGGCCCATGACGACCAAGAGTATCAACCAAGATCGATTATGGCTCGAACAGCTTAAATTCGACGCTCGTGGCTTAATTCCCGCCATCGCCCAAGACGATGGAGATGGGGCTGTTTTAATGATGGCCTGGATGAACCGAGAATCGATCGAACGCACCCTCGACACCGGCGAAGCCCATTACTGGAGTCGTTCCCGTCAAGAGCTATGGCAC
Proteins encoded:
- the hisI gene encoding phosphoribosyl-AMP cyclohydrolase, with product MTTKSINQDRLWLEQLKFDARGLIPAIAQDDGDGAVLMMAWMNRESIERTLDTGEAHYWSRSRQELWHKGATSGHIQKVKSIAYDCDGDTILLKIDQVGDVACHTGARSCFFNQVRA